The following proteins are co-located in the Opitutaceae bacterium genome:
- a CDS encoding RNA polymerase sigma factor: MHYSDGTTGSITWRPKSILGARRASISPAPGTSHAAESVSNSWNRQAGRGCMHAPAFSRPPPPVDFAVALNSSTKPCKDSHSPTVLLFDEQAQKQHRIWIAQIAAGETHALTALHRDLAPFLHGIARRILSNDEDVREVVQDAFIKAWRQASNYRPELGEVYSWMLYITRNQSIDRLRQSNRRAALVESLQLNDETEDGVDPDDGFDQRDMLDRSLANLSASQRQALELAFFSGCTQAEIAAAMRTQVGNVKNHLRRGLLKLRQFVHRHE, translated from the coding sequence ATGCACTATTCAGACGGAACGACTGGCAGCATCACCTGGCGCCCGAAGAGCATCCTCGGCGCCCGGCGTGCATCGATTTCCCCTGCACCCGGCACGTCGCACGCTGCCGAATCCGTTTCAAACTCATGGAACCGTCAGGCTGGCAGGGGCTGCATGCATGCCCCCGCATTCTCCCGACCACCGCCACCCGTGGATTTCGCTGTCGCATTGAACTCCTCCACAAAGCCGTGCAAGGATTCGCATTCCCCCACCGTGCTCCTCTTCGATGAACAGGCCCAAAAGCAGCACCGCATTTGGATCGCGCAGATTGCCGCTGGTGAAACACACGCCCTGACCGCCCTCCACAGGGACCTCGCCCCATTCCTCCACGGGATTGCCCGGCGCATCCTCAGCAACGACGAGGACGTGCGCGAAGTGGTGCAGGACGCATTCATCAAGGCCTGGCGGCAGGCGTCCAACTATCGTCCGGAACTCGGCGAGGTGTACTCATGGATGCTGTACATCACGCGCAATCAATCCATTGACCGCCTCCGTCAGAGCAATCGCCGCGCCGCACTCGTTGAAAGCCTTCAACTCAACGATGAAACCGAAGACGGAGTGGATCCGGATGACGGCTTTGACCAGCGCGATATGCTCGACCGCAGCCTCGCCAACCTCAGCGCCTCCCAGCGACAGGCCCTCGAACTGGCGTTCTTTTCCGGCTGCACCCAGGCGGAGATCGCCGCCGCCATGCGCACCCAGGTCGGCAATGTTAAGAATCACCTGCGCCGCGGCCTCCTGAAACTCCGCCAGTTCGTCCATCGCCATGAATGA
- a CDS encoding MBL fold metallo-hydrolase: MAHLRYLWKMIFDGRGVPDAAPFSPQPETWSNSRISGSCLGHSTVLLNFLGTIILTDPVFSQRIGPGFHPFILGPKRYLQPALDRTQTPTPDIIVLSHAHFDHLDLPSLKSFSRETPVVTARSTSDLLIRRGFRNVTELGWGESAWIPPLSGGKPVRFTGLEVAHWGARMVRDEHRGYSAYLMERDGFSVCFAGDTAYTTAFSQLRSLKRPLDLMLMPIGAYDPWIRAHCNPEQAAAMARQAHARSFVPIHQQTFKLSSEPLHEPAQRIRSAWADCPERLQAVDVGATFHVPLA; this comes from the coding sequence ATGGCCCACCTTCGGTACCTGTGGAAAATGATCTTTGACGGGCGCGGTGTACCCGATGCCGCTCCGTTCTCACCGCAGCCGGAAACCTGGTCAAACAGCCGGATCAGCGGAAGCTGCCTTGGGCACTCCACCGTGCTTCTGAACTTTTTGGGGACGATCATCCTGACAGATCCCGTCTTTTCCCAACGCATTGGACCAGGTTTTCATCCGTTCATCCTCGGACCCAAGCGCTACCTGCAACCGGCCTTGGATCGTACGCAAACTCCCACTCCGGACATCATTGTCCTCAGCCACGCGCACTTTGATCACCTCGATCTTCCCAGCCTGAAATCCTTTTCCCGCGAAACGCCGGTTGTCACCGCGCGTTCAACCAGCGATCTGCTCATCCGGCGCGGGTTCAGGAATGTGACCGAGTTGGGCTGGGGGGAGTCCGCGTGGATTCCACCGCTCAGCGGAGGCAAACCGGTGCGCTTTACGGGACTCGAGGTCGCCCACTGGGGCGCACGCATGGTGCGCGACGAACATCGCGGCTATTCCGCATATCTCATGGAACGCGACGGCTTCAGCGTCTGCTTCGCCGGCGACACCGCCTACACCACCGCGTTCTCGCAGTTGCGTTCGCTCAAAAGGCCGCTCGACCTGATGCTCATGCCGATCGGTGCCTATGACCCGTGGATTCGAGCGCACTGCAATCCCGAGCAGGCCGCCGCCATGGCACGGCAGGCGCATGCCAGAAGCTTCGTTCCCATTCATCAGCAAACCTTCAAGCTGAGCTCCGAACCGCTCCACGAGCCCGCCCAACGTATCCGATCCGCCTGGGCGGATTGCCCTGAACGACTTCAGGCAGTGGATGTCGGCGCCACGTTTCACGTGCCACTCGCTTGA
- a CDS encoding isochorismatase family protein, which produces MTKKTSSVHQERLGARKISRKKPEGVATALIIVDVQREFAVPSELVRRIEAYSRTFSCRVFTRFVNPPGSFFRKHLGVRCCSPGSRGTELLIAPAKGDLVFDKDTYGLSSRQIRELKARGIARAIVCGLETDACVLGIMYSLFDSKIHARVEPALCWSSTGLHEEALRIIAMQFAQG; this is translated from the coding sequence ATGACAAAGAAGACTTCCTCTGTGCACCAAGAGCGTCTTGGCGCGCGCAAAATTTCCCGCAAGAAACCCGAGGGGGTGGCGACTGCGCTGATCATCGTCGATGTCCAGCGCGAGTTCGCAGTTCCGTCGGAACTCGTGCGCCGAATCGAAGCGTACAGCCGGACGTTTTCCTGCCGCGTTTTCACCCGCTTCGTCAATCCACCCGGCTCATTTTTCAGGAAACATCTGGGTGTGAGGTGCTGCTCCCCGGGTTCGCGGGGAACCGAACTTCTGATTGCTCCCGCGAAAGGAGATCTCGTGTTTGACAAGGACACCTACGGACTGAGCAGCCGGCAGATCCGGGAACTGAAGGCGCGAGGCATCGCCCGCGCCATCGTCTGCGGGCTAGAGACCGACGCCTGCGTGCTGGGAATCATGTACTCGCTGTTCGACTCGAAGATCCACGCCCGCGTCGAACCGGCGCTGTGCTGGAGCTCGACAGGGCTGCATGAGGAAGCCCTCAGGATCATCGCGATGCAGTTCGCACAAGGCTGA
- a CDS encoding HAMP domain-containing histidine kinase — MLERLRQSLALRLAIQYALVFAVGAAVLFSALYLFLADALESRDRAAVERRVSMLAETYELGGLSALRADISQEASPEVRSYFVRVLGPGNETVFASVPPDWIETSIEKFPLPSTPGLTATRETHSIRIPQSALRDYAIASRPLIDGRLLQVGRSTDSRAVLLAPLRRAFLGLGTGAIALSLLVGTLFAWRSTRPLRAVSETARRIIETGDLAARVPGAGGRGELAVLVAQLNTLLTRNATHVQVLRDTLDNLAHDLRTPLTRLRGTAELALHNTGNPEEAQAALADCINESDRVLHLLEALLDVSAAEVGALQLNRDRIDLRTVLERAADLYREVAEEKNITLTLHAPGVPVMVDADVIRLGQAVSNLVDNALKYTPSSGRVDLSMEEAQDDVKLCIDDSGPGIAESEREAIFRRLYRSDSSRSQRGLGLGLSLARAMVEAQGGTIAVARSPLGGARFAVTLPRASQPQHEALAV, encoded by the coding sequence ATGCTTGAACGTCTGCGCCAGTCTCTCGCGCTTCGCCTGGCCATCCAGTACGCACTCGTATTTGCGGTCGGGGCCGCCGTGCTGTTCTCAGCCCTGTACCTGTTCCTGGCGGATGCATTGGAGTCCCGGGACCGGGCCGCGGTCGAGCGGAGGGTGAGCATGCTCGCCGAGACATATGAGCTTGGCGGGCTTTCCGCCCTTCGGGCGGACATATCGCAGGAGGCTTCTCCAGAAGTGCGCTCCTACTTCGTGCGTGTGCTGGGACCTGGCAACGAAACCGTCTTCGCGTCGGTCCCGCCGGACTGGATCGAAACCTCGATTGAAAAGTTTCCACTGCCATCCACTCCGGGGCTCACCGCGACGCGCGAGACTCATTCAATCCGCATTCCTCAATCCGCTCTCCGTGACTATGCAATCGCCTCCCGCCCATTGATCGACGGACGCCTCCTCCAGGTGGGTCGAAGCACCGACAGTCGCGCCGTCCTGCTCGCTCCATTGCGTCGCGCGTTCCTCGGCCTTGGAACCGGTGCCATCGCGCTCTCCCTGCTCGTCGGAACGTTGTTCGCCTGGCGATCGACACGGCCGCTTCGCGCGGTATCCGAAACCGCGCGCCGCATCATTGAAACGGGCGACCTCGCCGCCCGGGTCCCGGGAGCGGGCGGCCGCGGGGAGCTTGCCGTGCTCGTCGCCCAGCTGAACACCCTCCTCACCCGGAATGCGACCCATGTCCAGGTCCTGCGCGACACCCTGGACAATCTCGCGCACGATCTGCGAACACCGCTTACGAGGCTCCGGGGCACGGCCGAACTCGCCCTTCACAACACGGGAAATCCGGAGGAGGCGCAGGCCGCTCTGGCGGACTGCATCAATGAATCGGACCGCGTGCTGCACCTTCTGGAGGCGCTGCTTGACGTCTCTGCAGCTGAAGTCGGGGCATTGCAGCTCAATCGAGATCGGATTGACCTTCGCACTGTGCTGGAGCGCGCGGCGGACCTTTATCGCGAGGTCGCGGAGGAAAAGAACATCACACTCACCCTTCATGCACCCGGGGTGCCCGTGATGGTTGATGCGGACGTCATCCGCCTCGGTCAGGCGGTCAGCAATCTCGTCGACAATGCCCTGAAATACACGCCTTCCTCCGGTCGGGTCGATCTCTCCATGGAGGAAGCGCAGGACGACGTGAAATTGTGCATAGATGACTCCGGACCTGGAATAGCGGAGTCAGAACGCGAAGCGATATTCCGACGTCTTTATCGGAGTGACTCAAGCCGGTCCCAGCGCGGGCTCGGACTCGGATTGAGCCTGGCACGCGCGATGGTCGAGGCACAAGGAGGCACCATTGCGGTTGCGCGGTCACCCTTGGGAGGAGCCAGATTTGCCGTCACGCTCCCTCGCGCCAGCCAACCGCAGCATGAAGCTCTGGCAGTTTGA